In one Bufo gargarizans isolate SCDJY-AF-19 chromosome 11, ASM1485885v1, whole genome shotgun sequence genomic region, the following are encoded:
- the LOC122921589 gene encoding serine/arginine-rich splicing factor 5-like isoform X1 — protein sequence MSGCRVFIGRLNPAAREKDVDRFFKGYGRIRDIDLKQGFGFVEFEDPRDADDAVYELDGKELCSERVTIEHARMRSRGGGGGGGRGMGRGRYNDRFSSHRPRNDRSAPPVRTENRLIVENLSSRVSWQDLKDFMRQAGEVTFADAHRPKLNEGVVEFASYSDLKNAIEKLSGKEINGRKIRLIEGNKRHSRSRSRSRSRSRSSSRSRSRSRSRSRKSYSRSRSRTPRSNRSNRSKSRSASRSPVPEKSPKAASKSPSKSPASVDRQRSRSRSRSVDGRN from the exons ATGAGCGGGTGCAGAGTTTTCATTGGGCGACTGAATCCAGCGGCCAGAGAGAAGGATGTCGATAGGTTCTTCAAAGGATATGGGAGGATCCGAGACATTGATCTAAaacaaggatttggctttgtg GAATTTGAAGATCCCAGGGATGCAGATGATGCTGTTTATGAGCTTGATGGAAAAGAGCTGTGTAGTGAAAG GGTTACTATTGAGCATGCACGCATGCGTTcccgtggtggtggtggtggcggcggcagAGGAATGGGAAGGGGGAGATACAATGATCGTTTTAGTAGTCACCGTCCACGTAACGATAGAAG TGCTCCGCCAGTAAGGACCGAAAATCGTCTCATTGTGGAAAACTTGTCCTCCCGTGTCAGCTGGCAG GATTTGAAGGACTTCATGAGGCAAGCCGGTGAAGTTACATTTGCTGATGCACACAGACCTAAACTAAATGAAGG GGTTGTTGAGTTTGCATCTTACAGTGATCTTAAAAATGCTATTGAGAAACTGTCTGGCAAGGAGATCAATGGAAGGAAGATTAGGCTGATTGAAGGAAACAAAAGGCACAG CAGGTCAAGAAGCAGGTCCCGTTCCCGCAGCCGAAGCTCATCCCGGTCCCGCAGTCGTTCCCGCTCCAGGAGCAGGAAGTCCTATAGCCGTTCCCGTAGCCGCACTCCCCGTAGTAACCGTAGCAACCGTAGCAAATCCAGATCTGCGAGTAGGTCTCCTGTTCCAGAGAAATCACCAAAAGCTGCATCTAAAAGCCCATCAAAATCCCCAGCATCTGTCGATCGTCAGAGGTCTCGGTCAAGATCTCGTTCTGTTGATGGCAGAAACTGA
- the LOC122921589 gene encoding serine/arginine-rich splicing factor 5-like isoform X2, whose product MSGCRVFIGRLNPAAREKDVDRFFKGYGRIRDIDLKQGFGFVEFEDPRDADDAVYELDGKELCSERVTIEHARMRSRGGGGGGGRGMGRGRYNDRFSSHRPRNDRSAPPVRTENRLIVENLSSRVSWQDLKDFMRQAGEVTFADAHRPKLNEGVVEFASYSDLKNAIEKLSGKEINGRKIRLIEGNKRHRSRSRSRSRSRSSSRSRSRSRSRSRKSYSRSRSRTPRSNRSNRSKSRSASRSPVPEKSPKAASKSPSKSPASVDRQRSRSRSRSVDGRN is encoded by the exons ATGAGCGGGTGCAGAGTTTTCATTGGGCGACTGAATCCAGCGGCCAGAGAGAAGGATGTCGATAGGTTCTTCAAAGGATATGGGAGGATCCGAGACATTGATCTAAaacaaggatttggctttgtg GAATTTGAAGATCCCAGGGATGCAGATGATGCTGTTTATGAGCTTGATGGAAAAGAGCTGTGTAGTGAAAG GGTTACTATTGAGCATGCACGCATGCGTTcccgtggtggtggtggtggcggcggcagAGGAATGGGAAGGGGGAGATACAATGATCGTTTTAGTAGTCACCGTCCACGTAACGATAGAAG TGCTCCGCCAGTAAGGACCGAAAATCGTCTCATTGTGGAAAACTTGTCCTCCCGTGTCAGCTGGCAG GATTTGAAGGACTTCATGAGGCAAGCCGGTGAAGTTACATTTGCTGATGCACACAGACCTAAACTAAATGAAGG GGTTGTTGAGTTTGCATCTTACAGTGATCTTAAAAATGCTATTGAGAAACTGTCTGGCAAGGAGATCAATGGAAGGAAGATTAGGCTGATTGAAGGAAACAAAAGGCACAG GTCAAGAAGCAGGTCCCGTTCCCGCAGCCGAAGCTCATCCCGGTCCCGCAGTCGTTCCCGCTCCAGGAGCAGGAAGTCCTATAGCCGTTCCCGTAGCCGCACTCCCCGTAGTAACCGTAGCAACCGTAGCAAATCCAGATCTGCGAGTAGGTCTCCTGTTCCAGAGAAATCACCAAAAGCTGCATCTAAAAGCCCATCAAAATCCCCAGCATCTGTCGATCGTCAGAGGTCTCGGTCAAGATCTCGTTCTGTTGATGGCAGAAACTGA